One genomic segment of Gossypium arboreum isolate Shixiya-1 chromosome 3, ASM2569848v2, whole genome shotgun sequence includes these proteins:
- the LOC108476299 gene encoding uncharacterized protein LOC108476299, whose amino-acid sequence MASGSSGRGNTGNSKGFDFGSDDILCSYEDYGNQESSNGNHTEPNSSNKEFHKGRVARSMFPPSGYSQPEDSFSSDVAATVEKTMKRYTDNLMRFLEGISSRLSQLELYCYNLDRSIGDMRADLVHGNGDADSKLKSIEKHLQEVHRSVQILRDKQELAETQKELAKLQLAQKESSSSHSQSTEERVSPPASDPKKTDHTSEMQNQQLALSLPHQVASQQQPVAAHSQAPPQNLTQQSYYIPAPNPNPPPAPAQNQHPQSQYVTSDPQYRPPQIQDISRMPTQPTQSQGNQVQSFPQYQQQWPQQLSQQVQPQQQSSMQPQMRAPSTPAYSPYPPTQSTNQSQPEALPNSMAMQVSYSGLPQPVSSRADTITYGYGVPGRTAPQQPPQQIKGTFGAQPTDRYTGPVSNPPFPPGSAYMVYDSEGGRTHHPSQQPNFSQGGYPPAANVSLQTQPGTGPNVMVRNTNHPQFVRNHPYSELIEKLVSMGFRGDHVASVIQRMEESGQPPDFNAVLDRLNAHSSGGSQRGGW is encoded by the exons ATGGCATCTGGATCATCGGGTCGGGGAAACACGGGTAATTCCAAAGGGTTTGATTTTGGGTCCGATGATATTCTTTGCTCCTATGAGGATTACGGCAACCAGGAATCGTCCAATGGCAACCACACCGAACCCAACAGCTCCAATAAG GAGTTTCACAAAGGAAGAGTAGCACGTTCAATGTTTCCACCTAGTGGATACAGTCAGCCGGAAGACTCTTTCTCCTCAGATGTGGCTGCTACTGTTGAAAAAACCATGAAAAGATACACAGATAATCTCATGCGCTTTCTTGAAGGAATAAGTTCTCGATTATCACAGTTGGAGCTATATTGCTACAATCTTGATAGATCAATTGGAGATATGCGAGCTGATTTAGTTCATGGGAATGGAGATGCAGATTCAAAGCTTAAATCTATTGAGAAACATCTACAAGAG GTCCACAGGTCTGTGCAGATCCTAAGAGATAAGCAGGAGCTTGCGGAGACTCAGAAGGAGTTGGCTAAGCTACAACTTGCACAGAAGGAATCTTCTTCCAGCCATTCACAATCGACTGAGGAGAGAGTATCACCACCTGCCTCTGATCCTAAAAAGACTGACCACACATCTGAGATGCAAAACCAACAATTAGCTCTTTCCCTACCTCATCAAGTAGCATCACAACAACAGCCTGTGGCGGCACACTCTCAAGCCCCACCTCAAAATTTGACCCAACAATCCTACTACAT CCCCGCCCCTAACCCTAACCCTCCCCCTGCCCCAGCACAAAATCAGCACCCCCAGAGTCAATATGTGACTTCTGATCCTCAATACCGACCGCCTCAGATACAAGACATCTCTAGGATGCCAACACAGCCTACACAATCCCAAGGTAATCAGGTCCAATCATTCCCTCAGTATCAGCAGCAATGGCCTCAACAATTATCGCAGCAAGTGCAACCGCAGCAGCAGTCCTCTATGCAACCACAGATGAGGGCCCCATCAACACCAGCTTACTCTCCCTACCCTCCAACTCAATCAACAAATCAATCTCAACCAGAGGCGTTGCCCAACAGCATGGCCATGCAGGTCTCATATTCTGGACTTCCTCAACCCGTGTCTAGCCGTGCTGATACCATTACTTATGGGTACGGAGTACCCGGCAGAACAGCTCCCCAGCAACCTCCTCAACAAATCAAAGGCACTTTTGGAGCACAACCGACTGATAGGTACACAGGACCTGTCTCCAATCCCCCCTTTCCTCCGGGAAGTGCTTACATGGTATATGATAGTGAAGGGGGTAGAACACATCACCCGTCCCAGCAGCCTAACTTCTCACAGGGTGGATATCCCCCAGCAGCAAATGTCTCTCTTCAGACTCAACCAGGTACTGGCCCTAATGTTATGGTTAGAAACACCAACCATCCGCAGTTTGTTCGCAATCATCCCTACAGTGAGCTGATTGAAAAGTTGGTGAGCATGGGTTTCAGAGGTGATCATGTTGCCAGTGTGATTCAGAGGATGGAAGAGAGCGGGCAGCCTCCGGATTTCAATGCTGTGCTTGATAGATTAAATGCACATTCCTCTGGTGGTTCTCAAAGAGGAGGATGGTAA